One Marinibacterium anthonyi genomic region harbors:
- a CDS encoding flagellar hook-associated protein FlgL, with the protein MGQFTIGDLSQSTLMRLQSTRMKTELLQLTQELATGVVTDVGAHLSGDIGYYADVEKNLRLLDGYDLAANEANQFADATQAVLGRIGDLLGSSIESALPATASSFQDVRQHASSDARNDLETVIDALNSTSVGRSLFAGVDTNGNAMISGDTFLATVKAALPAITDPASLATAVSDWFSDPAGFDAMAYAGSTTDLAPVVIGEDVTVQMAVRADDDRLKVVMEGLVLSVLATDSDYGFDELEQSAAFDNALTRMFSGQAMLTAMQADIGAAQERIETTRTRNAASRISLEQARVLLVGADAFETATRLDDVQVRLESLYAVTARMSRLSLVNYI; encoded by the coding sequence ATGGGCCAGTTCACGATCGGGGACTTGTCCCAATCCACCCTCATGCGCCTGCAAAGCACGCGCATGAAGACGGAACTTCTGCAATTGACGCAAGAGCTTGCCACAGGCGTCGTGACCGATGTCGGCGCACATCTCAGCGGCGACATCGGCTATTACGCGGACGTGGAAAAGAACCTGCGCCTGCTGGACGGGTACGACCTGGCCGCGAACGAGGCCAACCAGTTCGCCGATGCCACGCAGGCGGTGCTGGGGCGGATCGGCGATCTGCTGGGCTCGTCCATCGAAAGCGCCCTGCCGGCGACGGCGTCCTCGTTCCAGGACGTCCGGCAACATGCGTCTTCGGACGCGCGCAACGACCTTGAGACGGTGATCGACGCGCTGAATTCCACCTCTGTCGGGCGCAGCCTGTTTGCAGGCGTGGACACGAACGGCAACGCGATGATTTCGGGCGATACCTTTCTTGCCACGGTGAAGGCAGCGTTGCCGGCGATTACCGATCCGGCCAGCCTTGCTACGGCGGTGTCGGACTGGTTTTCGGATCCCGCGGGGTTCGATGCGATGGCCTACGCCGGATCGACCACGGATCTTGCGCCCGTGGTGATCGGCGAGGACGTGACCGTGCAGATGGCGGTGCGGGCTGACGACGACCGGCTCAAGGTGGTGATGGAGGGGCTTGTCCTGTCGGTCCTGGCCACGGATTCGGATTATGGATTCGACGAGCTCGAGCAGAGCGCGGCCTTTGACAATGCGCTGACCCGGATGTTTTCGGGCCAGGCGATGCTGACCGCGATGCAGGCCGACATCGGCGCCGCGCAGGAACGCATCGAAACGACGAGAACGCGAAACGCGGCTTCGCGGATCTCGCTGGAACAGGCCCGGGTCTTGCTGGTGGGCGCTGACGCCTTTGAAACCGCGACCCGGCTGGACGATGTCCAGGTTCGGCTTGAAAGCCTTTACGCCGTCACCGCGCGCATGTCGCGCCTATCATTGGTGAATTACATCTGA
- the flgI gene encoding Basal body P-ring protein has protein sequence MRLFLTLLLIFLPAMLPASPVRLKDLVEFDGVRGNDLVGYGLVVGLNGTGDGLRNAPFTEDIMSTILERLGVNVTGEQFRPKNVAAVLVTASLPPFSRAGSQIDVTVSAIGDAKSLLGGTLVMTPLNAADGQIYAVAQGTVLAGGVVAEGAAASVTTGVPTAGLIPSGARVEREIDFQLSSLSTVRLALREPDFTTAGRIEDVINREFRRDVAIMRDSGTVELDIGATRTESTARALQRVENLLVEPQLKARVVVDQRSGTIVMGADVRISRVAVSQGNLTLRVEEAPIAVQPNPFSEGQTVIVQRTGADIQQEPGISLAEVPEGTSLSQVIGGLNALGVSPRDMIDILQAIKAAGALHAEFVVR, from the coding sequence ATGCGTCTTTTCCTGACCCTTCTGCTGATCTTCCTCCCCGCAATGCTTCCGGCCTCTCCGGTCCGCCTCAAGGACCTGGTGGAATTCGACGGCGTCCGAGGCAACGACCTGGTGGGATACGGGCTGGTGGTCGGGTTGAACGGCACGGGCGACGGGTTGCGGAACGCGCCCTTTACCGAAGACATCATGTCGACCATCCTCGAACGGCTCGGCGTGAACGTCACCGGAGAGCAGTTTCGCCCAAAGAACGTGGCCGCCGTGCTGGTCACCGCCAGCCTGCCGCCGTTTTCGCGGGCCGGATCGCAGATCGACGTGACCGTGTCGGCGATTGGCGATGCCAAAAGCCTGCTGGGTGGAACGCTGGTGATGACGCCGCTGAACGCGGCGGACGGGCAGATCTATGCGGTGGCACAGGGCACCGTGCTGGCGGGCGGCGTCGTGGCGGAGGGCGCCGCGGCCTCGGTTACGACAGGTGTACCGACGGCCGGTCTGATCCCTTCGGGCGCGCGGGTCGAGCGCGAAATCGACTTTCAGCTGTCGTCGCTGAGCACGGTCCGCCTGGCCCTGCGCGAACCGGATTTCACCACAGCCGGTCGGATCGAGGATGTCATTAACCGCGAATTCCGGCGTGACGTTGCGATCATGCGGGATTCCGGCACGGTCGAGCTGGACATTGGCGCGACACGAACCGAATCCACGGCGCGCGCCCTGCAACGGGTTGAAAACCTGCTGGTGGAACCGCAGCTGAAGGCGCGTGTGGTTGTCGATCAGCGGTCCGGCACGATTGTGATGGGCGCTGATGTCCGGATCTCACGCGTGGCGGTTTCCCAGGGCAACCTGACCCTGCGGGTCGAAGAAGCGCCGATCGCTGTACAGCCGAACCCCTTTTCGGAAGGGCAGACCGTCATCGTTCAACGAACCGGGGCAGATATCCAGCAGGAGCCGGGGATAAGCCTGGCGGAGGTTCCCGAGGGGACGTCGTTGTCCCAGGTGATCGGCGGGCTGAATGCGCTGGGCGTGTCGCCGCGCGACATGATCGATATCCTGCAGGCGATCAAGGCGGCAGGTGCATTGCATGCGGAATTCGTGGTGCGATAG
- a CDS encoding Putative glutamine amidotransferasec codes for MIRPTIGVTTSQRSGWRIFPLVNLNLWLTGGRGLRWGVSRPADLDKVDGIIIGGGDDISPELYGGDSVIGVGVRLDPARDDLERSLAEQAIARNIPILGICRGAQMLNVAFGGDLDQDAWTTYGADRKIRTILPRRRIDVLDDTHLARIAGQQDMSVNALHSQAVCRLGDGMRVSARDESGMIQAVERVRDPFALGVQWHPEHLFYARRQRAVFRALVVAARARAQARNQATAVHDDACGRA; via the coding sequence ATGATCCGACCGACGATCGGGGTCACCACCTCGCAAAGATCGGGCTGGCGGATCTTCCCGCTGGTCAACCTCAATCTCTGGCTCACCGGAGGTCGCGGCCTTCGGTGGGGCGTGTCGCGTCCGGCGGACCTGGACAAGGTCGATGGCATCATCATTGGGGGCGGCGACGATATCTCGCCCGAACTTTACGGTGGCGACAGCGTGATCGGGGTTGGCGTGCGTCTGGATCCGGCGCGGGACGACCTGGAGCGGAGCCTGGCCGAACAGGCGATCGCGCGCAACATCCCCATCCTTGGAATCTGCCGTGGCGCCCAGATGCTGAACGTCGCCTTTGGCGGCGATCTGGATCAGGATGCCTGGACCACCTACGGGGCCGACCGCAAGATCCGGACAATCCTGCCCCGACGCCGCATCGACGTGCTTGACGACACCCACCTGGCCCGCATCGCCGGGCAGCAGGACATGAGCGTCAATGCCCTGCACAGCCAGGCGGTCTGTCGGCTGGGCGACGGCATGCGGGTGTCGGCGCGCGACGAAAGCGGGATGATCCAGGCGGTGGAACGGGTGCGCGATCCCTTTGCCCTGGGGGTCCAATGGCACCCCGAACACCTGTTCTACGCCCGCCGTCAGCGCGCCGTCTTCCGCGCGCTGGTCGTCGCGGCCCGCGCCCGCGCGCAGGCCCGCAACCAGGCCACCGCCGTGCACGACGATGCCTGCGGGCGGGCCTGA
- a CDS encoding Putative amidoligase enzyme: protein MKHQPAIPYPTFPDPAGSERRCGVEIEFSGLIEDDAAELAARTLGGKVVEIGHRTYEVRDTSIGTLRVELDTALRKAKARPLIEMGLDLARRVIPVEVITPPLTPEQMPQLDRLRRAYRAAGAQGSRDGLFFGFGVHLNPEMPQDPVRTARIVLAYALLEDWLHHAHPVDTTRRVLPFVSPWPHSLVDALVNEPDASLLDLFSIYADHTQTRNHGLDLMPVFKHLHPDRFDVVVPNATAVSARPAFHYRLPDCRIDEADWSLAVPWEGWMHIEHLADTPDLLGALCDDWQAFRYTTGILWGEPRNEWAAQVALRLGDEGQKTAA from the coding sequence ATGAAACATCAGCCAGCCATCCCTTATCCGACCTTCCCGGATCCTGCCGGGTCCGAGCGGCGTTGCGGCGTCGAAATCGAATTCTCGGGCCTGATCGAGGATGACGCCGCAGAGCTGGCCGCCAGGACCCTGGGCGGCAAAGTCGTGGAAATCGGCCACCGCACCTACGAGGTGCGGGATACGTCGATCGGAACGCTGAGGGTCGAACTTGACACCGCATTGCGCAAGGCCAAGGCCCGCCCGCTGATCGAAATGGGCCTGGACCTGGCGCGTCGTGTCATTCCCGTCGAGGTCATTACCCCGCCGCTGACGCCCGAACAGATGCCCCAGCTGGACCGCCTGCGCCGTGCCTACCGCGCGGCCGGCGCGCAGGGTTCGCGTGACGGGCTGTTCTTTGGCTTCGGCGTCCATCTGAACCCCGAGATGCCCCAGGATCCGGTGCGCACGGCGCGCATCGTTCTGGCCTACGCGCTGCTCGAAGACTGGCTGCACCATGCGCATCCGGTCGATACCACCCGGCGCGTGCTGCCCTTTGTCTCGCCCTGGCCGCACAGCCTGGTGGATGCGCTGGTCAACGAACCCGATGCCTCGCTTCTGGACCTGTTTTCGATCTACGCCGATCATACGCAGACCCGGAACCACGGGCTGGACCTGATGCCGGTGTTCAAGCACCTGCATCCCGACCGGTTCGACGTGGTCGTACCCAATGCGACCGCCGTGTCGGCCCGCCCGGCCTTTCACTACCGCCTGCCGGATTGCCGCATCGACGAAGCCGACTGGTCACTGGCCGTCCCGTGGGAAGGTTGGATGCACATCGAACATCTGGCCGACACGCCCGATTTGCTCGGGGCGCTGTGCGACGACTGGCAGGCCTTCCGCTACACGACCGGAATCCTCTGGGGCGAACCGCGCAACGAATGGGCGGCGCAGGTGGCGCTTCGTCTGGGCGACGAAGGTCAGAAGACGGCCGCATGA
- the bphP gene encoding Bacteriophytochrome, producing MSASNPAAGSPSSAQTIDLTNCDREPIHIIGHVQPFGMLMAVSPDWIVAHASANIEGLVHKEIDALVGQPLSGILPASTVHDLRTRLQILTHDDAVARLFGFDVLGDGRLYDISIHRSGRFFVFEFEASVDDRSDRVEDSELVRALISRIQRQTTVERMAREAARGLKALTGFHRVMVYRFNEDESGTVLAEAMDPGQTPFLGLRFPASDIPRQARTLYTRNLLRIIADVDAETVPILPAHGPSGQPLDLSLSATRAVSPIHLEYLRNMGVAASMSVSIISKGKLWGLFACHHNAPHYVDYETRSAAELFGQLFSYELTQLEMGTELTEMDQARDMHDRLLAQMTSEPDVLDSLETIAHAIEEVVEFDGIVAYAEGQFRAIGATPSEEEFLGLVRFLNTAQASTIHSTDCISRHYPPGEDFVHRAAGLLALPISRQPRDYIVLFRREIARSVSWAGDPTKPAELGPNGARLTPRKSFETWQEVVRGTSAPWRANEVRAANALRVTLLEIVLKLSDEANQARKRAQEQQELLIAELNHRVRNILNLIQGLVSQGRGDANTVEAYADVLNARIHSLARAHDQLTRKSWTWVPLGHLVETETRAYFSDQADRIRLTGDAIDLSPAAFTTMALVIHELVTNSAKYGALSDSSGTVAVSVRLDPDGAAEITWEERGGPPVQAPKRRGFGTTIIERSVPFELKGEAEVDFRVTGLRARFRLPQSMVQTAEELADPVADRTTPAPVAPPVALNGHALVVEDNMIIALDASDGLSDLGATTVHTAPSVAQALAVLDRHPVRFALIDVNLGTESSLPVAEACAERGIPFVMATGYGENEDVLAAYPPAPVLRKPYDVDHIRAILGEPGFKAG from the coding sequence ATGAGCGCCAGTAATCCCGCAGCTGGAAGCCCCAGTTCCGCGCAAACGATCGACCTGACCAACTGCGATCGCGAACCCATCCACATCATCGGCCATGTCCAGCCCTTCGGCATGCTTATGGCCGTGTCGCCCGACTGGATCGTCGCCCATGCCTCGGCCAACATCGAAGGCCTGGTCCACAAGGAGATCGACGCGCTGGTGGGTCAGCCGCTGTCCGGCATCCTGCCGGCCAGCACGGTGCACGACCTGCGCACCCGGCTGCAGATCCTGACCCATGACGACGCGGTCGCGCGGCTGTTCGGCTTTGACGTGTTGGGCGACGGGCGGCTTTATGACATCTCGATCCACCGGTCGGGCCGGTTCTTCGTCTTCGAATTCGAGGCCAGCGTTGACGACCGCAGCGACCGGGTCGAGGACAGCGAACTGGTGCGCGCCCTGATCAGCCGGATCCAGCGCCAGACCACCGTCGAACGCATGGCGCGCGAGGCCGCGCGCGGGCTCAAGGCGCTGACCGGCTTTCACCGCGTCATGGTCTACCGCTTCAACGAAGACGAGTCCGGCACCGTCCTGGCCGAGGCGATGGACCCCGGTCAGACCCCGTTCCTGGGCCTGCGCTTTCCGGCCAGCGACATCCCCCGCCAGGCGCGCACGCTTTACACCCGCAACCTGCTGCGGATCATCGCCGACGTCGATGCCGAAACCGTCCCGATCCTGCCGGCGCACGGCCCCTCGGGCCAGCCGCTGGACCTGTCGCTGTCGGCCACCCGCGCGGTGTCGCCCATCCACCTGGAATACCTGCGCAACATGGGCGTCGCGGCGTCGATGTCCGTGTCGATCATCAGCAAGGGCAAGCTGTGGGGCCTGTTCGCCTGCCACCACAACGCCCCCCATTACGTCGATTACGAAACGCGCAGCGCCGCCGAACTGTTCGGCCAGCTTTTCAGTTACGAACTGACCCAGCTGGAAATGGGAACCGAGCTGACCGAGATGGACCAGGCCCGCGACATGCACGACCGGCTGCTGGCCCAGATGACCAGCGAACCCGACGTGCTGGACAGCCTTGAAACCATCGCCCACGCGATCGAGGAAGTCGTCGAATTCGACGGGATCGTCGCCTATGCCGAAGGGCAGTTCCGCGCCATCGGCGCCACCCCCTCGGAAGAGGAATTCCTGGGTCTTGTGCGGTTCCTCAATACCGCCCAGGCCAGCACGATCCATTCCACCGACTGCATCTCGCGCCACTATCCGCCGGGCGAGGATTTCGTTCACCGCGCCGCCGGCCTGCTGGCGCTGCCGATCTCGCGCCAACCGCGGGATTACATCGTGCTGTTCCGGCGCGAGATCGCGCGATCGGTGTCCTGGGCCGGGGATCCGACCAAGCCCGCCGAACTGGGCCCCAACGGCGCCCGCCTGACCCCCCGCAAAAGCTTCGAGACCTGGCAGGAGGTCGTGCGCGGCACCTCCGCCCCGTGGCGCGCGAACGAGGTGCGGGCCGCCAATGCCCTGCGCGTGACCTTGCTGGAAATCGTGCTGAAACTGTCGGACGAGGCCAACCAGGCCCGCAAGCGTGCGCAGGAACAGCAGGAACTGCTGATCGCCGAGCTGAACCACAGGGTGCGCAACATCCTGAACCTGATCCAGGGGCTGGTCAGCCAGGGCCGGGGCGATGCCAACACGGTCGAGGCCTATGCCGATGTGCTGAACGCCCGGATCCATTCGCTGGCGCGCGCGCATGACCAGCTGACGCGCAAGTCCTGGACCTGGGTGCCGCTGGGCCACCTGGTCGAAACCGAAACCCGCGCCTATTTCTCGGACCAGGCCGACCGCATCCGCCTGACCGGCGACGCGATCGACCTGTCGCCCGCCGCCTTCACCACGATGGCCCTGGTCATCCACGAACTGGTCACCAATTCCGCGAAGTACGGCGCGCTCAGCGACAGTTCCGGCACGGTCGCGGTGTCGGTCCGCCTGGATCCCGACGGCGCGGCGGAAATCACCTGGGAGGAACGCGGCGGCCCGCCTGTGCAGGCGCCGAAACGGCGTGGCTTCGGGACGACGATCATCGAACGGTCGGTTCCGTTCGAGCTGAAGGGCGAGGCCGAGGTCGATTTCCGCGTCACCGGCCTGCGCGCCCGGTTCCGCCTGCCGCAATCCATGGTCCAGACGGCCGAGGAATTGGCCGACCCCGTCGCCGACCGCACGACGCCTGCGCCCGTGGCACCGCCTGTTGCGCTCAATGGTCACGCCCTGGTGGTCGAGGACAACATGATCATCGCGCTCGATGCCTCCGACGGGCTAAGCGACCTGGGCGCCACCACGGTTCACACCGCGCCTTCGGTGGCACAGGCGCTTGCCGTGCTCGACCGGCACCCGGTGCGCTTTGCCCTGATCGACGTGAACCTCGGCACCGAAAGCTCTCTGCCGGTGGCCGAAGCCTGTGCCGAACGCGGAATTCCTTTCGTCATGGCAACGGGTTACGGCGAAAACGAAGACGTGCTGGCCGCCTATCCTCCGGCGCCGGTCCTGCGCAAGCCCTACGACGTAGACCACATCCGCGCGATCCTGGGCGAGCCCGGATTCAAGGCAGGCTGA
- a CDS encoding Heme oxygenase, with translation MTLDDTPTASDSLRDRMRRDSAGLHHALDDRLGGLSLCHADGLTDFLRINERGFSALAACTGQGADIAADLAERLRRDLAILNATPLPPAPAFPGEISALAVDYVVLGSRLGTSFLKRIWAGAADPLVRRANNYFEAPAQADAWRDFCKQTCNMPPQGDTADCVVDDIIRIFRLFCASADMLPLRTTHCLKDTDERQ, from the coding sequence TTGACACTGGACGACACGCCGACAGCTTCGGATTCGCTGCGCGACCGCATGCGGCGCGACAGTGCCGGCCTGCACCACGCGCTTGACGACCGGCTGGGCGGACTGTCGCTGTGCCATGCCGATGGCCTGACCGATTTCCTGCGCATCAACGAACGCGGCTTTTCGGCCCTGGCCGCATGCACCGGCCAAGGGGCCGATATCGCCGCCGACCTCGCCGAGCGCCTGCGGCGCGACCTGGCGATCCTGAACGCCACACCGCTTCCCCCGGCGCCCGCCTTTCCGGGCGAAATCTCGGCGCTCGCCGTCGATTACGTCGTGCTTGGATCGCGGCTTGGAACGTCGTTCCTGAAGCGTATCTGGGCCGGGGCCGCCGACCCGCTTGTGCGGCGGGCCAACAACTACTTCGAAGCCCCCGCACAGGCCGATGCCTGGCGGGATTTCTGTAAGCAAACCTGCAACATGCCGCCCCAGGGTGACACGGCAGATTGTGTTGTGGATGACATTATTCGAATCTTCCGGTTATTTTGCGCCAGTGCCGATATGTTGCCCCTCCGTACGACGCATTGCCTGAAAGACACAGATGAGCGCCAGTAA
- a CDS encoding membrane protein AbrB duplication — protein MSSLSSTLRRLLTVALAAVGVVVFKLADLPLPFLFGPMCGCLLAALAGAPLKGLGEVSTAFRTILGVAIGASITPEVVGRLPQMALSVALIPIYIAVIGCVGVPFFRKVFGFDWATSWYAAMPGGLQDMVIFGTEAGGDMRALSLIHATRVLIIVSLAPLIMTHGFGVSLSNPIGAPASDIPLKELGLMALAAIVGWKGGERIGLFGASILGPMIVTAVLSLSGLIHSRPPAESIVAAQFFIGMSIGVGYVGVTLQELRRVVSAGVLFVVLLAALAAVFTELVVHLELAHPVEGFLAFAPGGQAEMTVLSIIAGADLGFVIVHHLTRVLIVITGAPIAARLMRRDGE, from the coding sequence ATGTCCTCCCTGTCTTCGACCCTTCGTCGTCTGCTGACCGTCGCGCTGGCCGCGGTGGGGGTGGTCGTGTTCAAGCTGGCGGACCTGCCGCTGCCCTTTCTGTTCGGGCCGATGTGCGGCTGCCTTCTGGCCGCGCTGGCCGGCGCGCCGCTGAAGGGGCTGGGCGAGGTTTCGACGGCGTTCAGGACCATCCTTGGCGTGGCGATCGGCGCGTCGATCACGCCCGAGGTGGTGGGGCGGCTGCCGCAGATGGCGCTGTCGGTGGCGCTGATCCCCATCTACATCGCGGTGATCGGCTGTGTCGGCGTGCCGTTCTTCCGCAAGGTCTTCGGGTTCGACTGGGCGACGTCATGGTACGCGGCGATGCCGGGCGGGCTGCAGGACATGGTGATCTTCGGCACCGAAGCCGGGGGCGACATGCGGGCGCTGTCGCTGATCCATGCGACGCGGGTGCTGATCATCGTGTCGCTCGCGCCGCTGATCATGACTCACGGCTTCGGCGTGTCCCTGTCCAACCCGATCGGCGCGCCGGCGTCGGATATTCCGCTGAAGGAACTGGGGCTGATGGCGCTGGCGGCCATCGTCGGCTGGAAGGGCGGCGAACGGATCGGTCTGTTCGGCGCGTCGATCCTGGGGCCGATGATCGTGACGGCGGTGCTGTCGCTGTCCGGGCTGATCCATTCGCGGCCACCGGCGGAATCCATCGTGGCGGCGCAGTTCTTCATCGGGATGAGCATCGGCGTGGGCTATGTCGGCGTCACCCTGCAGGAATTGCGGCGGGTGGTCAGCGCCGGAGTGCTGTTCGTGGTGCTGCTGGCGGCGCTGGCGGCGGTCTTTACCGAACTGGTCGTGCACCTGGAACTGGCGCATCCGGTCGAAGGGTTTCTGGCCTTCGCGCCGGGCGGGCAGGCCGAAATGACGGTGCTGTCGATCATCGCGGGCGCGGACCTGGGGTTTGTCATCGTGCACCATCTGACGCGGGTGCTGATCGTGATCACGGGCGCGCCCATCGCCGCGCGCTTGATGCGGCGGGACGGCGAATAG
- the purU gene encoding Formyltetrahydrofolate deformylase, producing MTTFVLTVQCPSKRGIVAAISGYLADAGCNITDASQFDDTETGRFFTRITCIPETGATLDSLRAGFAPIAEVFDMQWGIHDAAERMKVILMVSNFGHCLNDLLYRWRIGALPVDIVGVVSNHLTYQKLVVNHDIPFHQVRVTKENKPEAEARLLSIVEDSGAELVVLARYMQILSDSLCQKMSGRIINIHHSFLPSFKGANPYKQAYERGVKLIGATAHYVTADLDEGPIIEQDTVRVTHAQSASDYVSLGRDVEAQVLARAVHAHIHRRCFMNDDKTVVFPASPGSYASERMG from the coding sequence ATGACGACTTTCGTCCTCACCGTCCAATGCCCGTCCAAGCGCGGGATCGTTGCCGCGATCTCGGGCTACCTGGCCGATGCCGGGTGCAACATCACCGATGCCTCGCAGTTCGATGACACGGAAACCGGCCGTTTCTTCACCCGGATCACCTGCATCCCCGAAACCGGCGCCACGCTGGACAGCCTGCGCGCGGGCTTTGCGCCCATCGCCGAAGTCTTCGACATGCAATGGGGCATCCACGACGCCGCCGAACGGATGAAGGTCATCCTGATGGTGTCGAACTTTGGCCATTGCCTGAACGACCTGCTGTATCGCTGGCGCATCGGCGCCCTGCCGGTGGATATCGTCGGCGTGGTGTCGAACCACCTGACCTACCAGAAGCTGGTGGTGAACCACGACATCCCCTTCCACCAGGTGCGGGTCACCAAGGAAAACAAGCCCGAGGCCGAGGCCCGTCTGCTGTCCATCGTCGAGGATTCCGGCGCCGAACTGGTTGTGCTGGCGCGCTACATGCAGATCCTCAGCGACAGCCTGTGCCAGAAGATGTCGGGGCGGATCATCAACATCCACCATTCCTTCCTGCCGTCCTTCAAGGGCGCGAACCCCTACAAGCAGGCCTATGAACGCGGCGTGAAGCTGATCGGGGCGACGGCGCATTACGTGACCGCCGACCTGGACGAAGGCCCGATCATCGAACAGGACACCGTGCGCGTGACCCATGCGCAAAGCGCGTCGGACTACGTGTCGCTGGGCCGCGATGTCGAAGCCCAGGTGCTGGCCCGCGCGGTGCACGCGCATATCCACCGCCGCTGCTTCATGAACGACGACAAGACGGTCGTCTTCCCGGCAAGCCCCGGGTCCTACGCATCGGAACGGATGGGCTGA
- the oprF_4 gene encoding Outer membrane porin F precursor: MKPHALASTTAVAMCLALATPAPVLAQDDTESRPFPCLAPTAEVADNPRLLSIELMEYLQDPTAQADTPVPGDVPNCTAGAIRRGIERGGDDMTAALQAAPKVVRNQVIALATADGQPLETPDVTQAPATEAAAPAASEKPKAKPEAKPDATGTRATAETTAPATSQKPKAKDDQAKAATTEAAAPAASERPKTEAQAKSEAKAEAGTDDQPVGEAGQRKLTDAQRQRLAQVRADRREAIAAARSDDKEQAKAETETETVNEDDVRKADQDFDTAVNETVDAPKEDDKRLSTFEKALLAGLGAAVVGTILNNGDEVVSNSGDRVVVERDGELKVLKNDDELLRQPGAQVQSQTFQDGSTRETVSYEDGSQTITVRAADGTVLRRSVIRAQDGEEVVLFDDTQQADPVDFDALPSVETLAAKQARPSLNDQQALEAALRNAVAGDVTRHFSLQQIRDYKQVRALAPQVELDTVTFATGSAAIQPSQAKALSTLGLSMRDIIEQEPDAVFLIEGHTDAVGSASYNLALSDRRAETVALALTQYFNVPPQNLITQGYGESDLKVSVLTDERANRRAAVRNITGLLY; encoded by the coding sequence ATGAAACCCCATGCTCTCGCCTCGACCACCGCAGTGGCGATGTGCCTTGCGCTGGCGACCCCCGCGCCGGTTCTTGCGCAAGACGACACCGAAAGCCGCCCCTTCCCCTGCCTGGCCCCCACCGCCGAGGTTGCCGACAACCCGCGCCTGCTGTCTATCGAGCTGATGGAGTACCTTCAGGATCCGACCGCCCAGGCGGACACGCCCGTCCCCGGTGACGTGCCCAATTGCACCGCCGGGGCGATTCGCCGGGGCATCGAACGCGGCGGGGACGACATGACAGCCGCGCTGCAGGCCGCGCCGAAAGTGGTGCGCAACCAGGTGATCGCCTTGGCCACCGCCGATGGCCAGCCGCTTGAAACCCCGGATGTGACCCAGGCGCCGGCCACCGAAGCCGCCGCGCCCGCCGCTTCGGAAAAGCCCAAGGCCAAGCCTGAGGCCAAGCCGGATGCGACAGGGACCAGGGCGACGGCTGAAACCACAGCCCCCGCAACATCCCAGAAGCCCAAGGCAAAGGACGATCAGGCCAAGGCGGCGACCACCGAGGCGGCCGCGCCCGCGGCTTCGGAACGCCCCAAGACCGAGGCGCAAGCCAAATCCGAAGCCAAGGCGGAAGCCGGGACCGATGACCAGCCCGTGGGCGAGGCCGGCCAGCGCAAGCTGACCGACGCGCAGCGTCAGCGCCTTGCCCAGGTCCGTGCGGACCGTCGCGAAGCCATCGCCGCTGCCCGTTCCGATGACAAGGAACAGGCCAAGGCGGAAACCGAAACCGAAACGGTGAACGAAGACGACGTCCGCAAGGCCGACCAGGATTTCGACACCGCCGTGAACGAGACCGTCGATGCGCCCAAGGAAGACGACAAGCGCCTGTCGACGTTCGAAAAGGCGCTGCTGGCCGGGCTGGGCGCTGCCGTGGTTGGCACCATCCTGAACAATGGCGACGAGGTCGTGTCGAATTCCGGCGACCGGGTGGTCGTGGAACGCGATGGCGAACTGAAAGTGCTGAAAAACGACGACGAATTGCTGCGCCAGCCCGGCGCGCAGGTGCAAAGCCAGACCTTTCAGGACGGTTCCACCCGTGAAACCGTATCCTACGAGGACGGCAGCCAGACCATCACCGTGCGCGCCGCCGATGGCACCGTGTTGCGCCGCAGCGTGATCCGGGCCCAGGATGGCGAAGAGGTCGTGCTGTTCGACGACACCCAGCAGGCCGATCCGGTCGATTTCGACGCCCTGCCCTCGGTCGAAACACTGGCCGCCAAGCAGGCCCGCCCGTCGCTGAACGATCAGCAGGCGCTTGAAGCCGCGCTGCGCAATGCCGTGGCCGGCGACGTGACCCGCCACTTTTCGCTGCAGCAGATCCGCGATTACAAGCAGGTCCGCGCGCTGGCGCCGCAGGTGGAACTGGACACCGTGACCTTCGCCACCGGCTCGGCCGCGATCCAGCCCAGCCAGGCAAAGGCGCTGAGCACGCTGGGCCTGTCGATGCGCGACATCATCGAACAGGAACCCGACGCGGTCTTCCTGATCGAAGGCCACACGGATGCGGTGGGCAGCGCCAGCTACAACCTGGCCCTGTCGGACCGGCGGGCGGAAACCGTGGCGCTGGCGCTGACGCAGTATTTCAACGTGCCGCCGCAGAACCTGATCACCCAGGGCTACGGCGAAAGCGACCTGAAGGTTTCGGTGCTGACCGACGAACGCGCCAACCGCCGCGCGGCGGTGCGCAACATCACCGGCCTGCTTTACTGA